A part of Pseudomonas sp. MYb118 genomic DNA contains:
- a CDS encoding RHS repeat-associated core domain-containing protein, which produces MDECDLLAMDMLCLHHATPALAVADPRGILVCSVAYWRQETGQVSTTRLTRQVFDGVGRLAEQWDARLAAPALGQCSSLSGKVLASDSVDAGWRVSLFGEAEQVLAGWDGRGSQGDIEYDTSLRTVAVIEQARVVERFEYGGVDASAANQCGRVMRHDDPAGTRHMTEYDLLGLSQCEVSHFLQGLGSPDWPLDIAERDRLLESEPGLASRWAYSPLGDLLSLTDAHGHRRYFSYSVAGQLSQGWLQPANSPAPGQCLVQDIRYNPAGKVERETAGNGVVTVAEYALSDGRLERLSTWMPNAEPLQDLRYTVDPVGSVVQIDDHALPIRYFKNQRIDPQRVYTYDTLGQLISATGWETASPGAVLNYSEEYAYDAGSNMTELRHVGAQSFTRLWIVAPDSNRSLIDDDQPVDFPSHFDANGNLKFLQRGQVMTWDLRNQLASVSPVVRQEEDDDTERYIYGGGGKRLRKVRTTLTNATTVIAEVRYLPGLELHRRPTGERYQVLDLEAGRNRITWFFGPDAPDHPLRYQLTDHLGSGTLELDEQGNVQSREDYYPFGGTASEDHRGQTGAYKTIRYSGKERDATGLYYYGFRYYAPWLNRWINPDPAGAVDGLNFYCFVRNSPMTRWDPDGRDSDREEDGNENSNSDWDLPDELLHLPGPDNAPPDDTRAAELNTPGPSPRADSNTQSSVGGRVQAVASSSMANPTVLADSSMMPTTSTGRRAGDGRRTKARTRTNVRRNPGLGARALPSVSDSVLVPLVLSVQGDLPLLDVSASDFDVQGTSSQSGASSSTPPQARHVCSYCQKGFKHKRHFEDHVRIHTGERPFVCQRCGSGFKQHSQLQTHILGHSGEKPHKCPLCSAAYQQRQGLTIHLRRHANLKPYVCNICKRSYTQQGHLNSHSCRPMRAD; this is translated from the coding sequence GTGGACGAGTGCGATTTACTAGCCATGGACATGCTCTGCTTGCATCACGCTACCCCTGCGCTGGCCGTTGCTGATCCGCGCGGCATACTTGTGTGCAGTGTGGCGTACTGGAGACAGGAAACTGGTCAGGTATCGACGACGCGACTGACGCGCCAGGTGTTCGATGGGGTGGGGCGCCTGGCGGAGCAATGGGATGCGCGCTTGGCTGCTCCGGCGTTGGGGCAGTGTTCGAGTTTGTCCGGCAAGGTGTTGGCCAGCGACAGCGTCGATGCCGGTTGGCGGGTATCGCTGTTCGGCGAAGCCGAGCAGGTGCTGGCGGGCTGGGACGGTCGCGGTAGCCAGGGCGATATTGAGTACGACACCTCGTTGCGCACGGTGGCGGTGATCGAGCAGGCGCGGGTGGTGGAACGCTTCGAGTATGGCGGCGTTGATGCCAGCGCGGCCAATCAATGCGGGCGGGTAATGCGCCACGATGACCCGGCAGGGACCCGGCACATGACCGAGTACGATCTGTTGGGGCTGTCGCAGTGTGAGGTCAGTCATTTTCTGCAAGGCCTCGGTTCACCTGACTGGCCGCTGGATATTGCCGAGCGTGATCGCTTGCTGGAAAGCGAGCCAGGTTTGGCCAGTCGCTGGGCTTACTCACCACTGGGTGATTTGTTGAGCCTGACCGATGCTCATGGTCATCGTCGTTATTTCAGTTACTCGGTAGCTGGGCAACTCAGCCAAGGCTGGTTGCAACCTGCTAACTCCCCGGCGCCGGGCCAATGTCTGGTGCAGGACATTCGTTACAACCCGGCGGGAAAAGTCGAACGGGAGACCGCCGGTAACGGTGTGGTCACTGTCGCCGAATACGCGCTCAGCGACGGCCGGCTCGAGCGTCTGTCTACCTGGATGCCCAACGCCGAACCGTTGCAGGACTTGCGTTACACGGTCGATCCCGTTGGCAGCGTCGTGCAAATCGACGATCACGCCTTGCCTATTCGTTACTTCAAAAATCAGCGCATCGACCCGCAACGCGTTTACACCTACGACACGTTAGGACAGCTCATCAGCGCCACCGGCTGGGAAACCGCCAGCCCCGGCGCTGTGCTCAACTACAGCGAAGAATATGCCTACGACGCAGGCAGCAACATGACCGAGCTGCGGCACGTGGGCGCTCAATCCTTCACCCGCCTCTGGATAGTCGCCCCGGACAGCAATCGCAGCCTGATCGACGACGACCAACCGGTGGATTTTCCCAGCCACTTCGATGCCAACGGCAACTTGAAATTCCTCCAGCGCGGTCAGGTTATGACCTGGGATCTGCGCAACCAGTTGGCCAGCGTGTCGCCGGTGGTGAGACAAGAAGAGGACGACGACACCGAACGCTACATCTATGGTGGCGGCGGTAAACGCCTGCGCAAGGTTCGCACCACGCTGACCAACGCGACCACCGTGATTGCCGAGGTTCGTTACCTGCCGGGCTTGGAACTGCACCGCCGTCCGACTGGCGAGCGCTATCAGGTGCTTGACCTTGAGGCCGGGCGAAACCGGATAACCTGGTTTTTCGGGCCCGATGCACCGGACCATCCCCTGCGTTATCAGCTGACCGACCACTTGGGCTCAGGCACTTTGGAGTTGGACGAACAGGGCAACGTGCAAAGTCGTGAAGACTATTACCCGTTTGGTGGCACGGCGTCGGAAGACCATCGCGGCCAGACTGGTGCCTACAAAACCATTCGTTACTCAGGCAAGGAGCGCGATGCGACGGGGTTGTATTACTACGGGTTCCGCTACTACGCGCCGTGGTTGAATCGCTGGATCAACCCGGATCCTGCTGGAGCAGTGGACGGGTTGAATTTTTACTGTTTTGTCAGAAACTCACCCATGACCAGATGGGATCCGGATGGACGTGACAGTGATCGGGAAGAAGATGGAAACGAGAATTCGAATTCCGATTGGGATTTGCCGGATGAATTACTTCATCTACCTGGCCCGGATAATGCGCCACCAGACGATACGCGAGCGGCCGAATTAAACACCCCTGGTCCGTCACCGCGCGCGGATTCGAACACACAGAGCAGCGTGGGCGGTAGGGTACAAGCGGTCGCATCCAGCAGCATGGCAAACCCCACCGTGCTTGCTGACTCTTCAATGATGCCCACCACAAGTACAGGACGACGTGCCGGTGACGGTCGGCGCACAAAAGCAAGAACACGAACGAACGTCAGAAGAAATCCAGGGCTTGGTGCGCGTGCGCTGCCGTCAGTATCGGACAGTGTACTTGTGCCATTGGTATTGAGCGTGCAAGGCGATTTGCCTTTACTTGATGTTAGCGCGAGCGATTTTGATGTTCAGGGTACAAGTTCGCAAAGTGGCGCGAGTTCTTCAACCCCGCCGCAGGCCCGCCATGTCTGCTCTTACTGTCAAAAAGGTTTCAAACACAAAAGGCATTTTGAGGACCATGTTCGTATACATACGGGCGAGAGGCCATTTGTTTGCCAACGTTGCGGTAGCGGATTCAAGCAACACTCCCAACTGCAGACCCACATCCTGGGCCATTCGGGGGAGAAGCCGCACAAGTGCCCGTTGTGCAGTGCCGCTTACCAGCAGCGTCAAGGCCTGACGATCCATCTCAGACGCCACGCAAATCTCAAACCGTATGTCTGCAATATTTGTAAGAGGAGTTACACGCAGCAAGGCCATCTCAACAGTCACTCCTGTCGTCCGATGAGAGCTGATTGA
- the queD gene encoding 6-carboxytetrahydropterin synthase QueD — protein sequence MEIFKEFTFESAHRLPHVPEGHKCGRLHGHSFKVAIHLSGDLDPHTGWIRDFSEIKAIFKPLYERLDHNYLNDIPGLENPTSEVLAKWIWGELKPLLPELSAIRIHETCTSGCIYRGE from the coding sequence GTGGAAATCTTCAAGGAATTTACGTTCGAATCCGCCCACCGCCTGCCCCACGTCCCGGAAGGCCACAAGTGCGGCCGCCTGCACGGCCACTCGTTCAAGGTGGCGATCCACCTGAGCGGCGACCTCGACCCGCACACCGGCTGGATTCGCGACTTCTCCGAGATCAAGGCGATCTTCAAGCCACTGTACGAGCGCCTGGACCACAACTATTTGAACGACATTCCCGGGTTGGAGAACCCGACCAGTGAGGTGTTGGCCAAGTGGATCTGGGGCGAGTTGAAGCCGTTGTTGCCGGAGTTGAGTGCGATTCGGATTCATGAGACCTGCACCAGCGGTTGTATCTATCGCGGGGAGTGA
- a CDS encoding patatin-like phospholipase family protein, which yields MTAIHIKFPSLTLKAGPRALARIRENGLHAADVGTLPGAAGGPKALGIQGLDLALFGEWLPAAPRERSLIGASVGSWRFASACLPDAAEGIRRLGQLYTAQNFDKGVTMAQISQSSRQMLDDLLDGRDATILDNAHYRLNIMVVKSHGLLADDHRGRLGLGLSSVIADNLRGRARLARHFERLIIHDPRLAPPVGALTDFPSRFVALNAENLRQALLASGSIPMVMQGVRDLPGAGAGTFRDGGLLDYHLDLPYSGDDIVLYPHFTDRIIPGWFDKTLPWRRACPARLQNALLLAPSREYLARLPYGKLPDRNDFKRFMGDASSRQKYWRTAMDESRRMGDEFLELAANGRLGERLLTL from the coding sequence ATGACCGCCATCCACATCAAGTTCCCCTCCCTCACCCTCAAGGCCGGCCCCCGGGCCCTGGCGCGCATCCGTGAAAACGGCTTGCACGCGGCCGACGTCGGCACCTTGCCGGGGGCTGCCGGGGGGCCGAAGGCGCTGGGGATCCAGGGTCTGGACCTGGCGCTGTTCGGTGAATGGCTGCCCGCCGCGCCTCGCGAGCGTTCGCTGATCGGCGCCTCGGTAGGCTCCTGGCGCTTCGCCAGCGCCTGCCTGCCGGATGCCGCCGAAGGCATCCGCCGCCTCGGTCAGCTGTACACCGCGCAGAACTTCGACAAGGGCGTGACCATGGCGCAGATCAGCCAGAGCTCGCGGCAGATGCTCGACGACCTGCTCGACGGTCGCGACGCGACGATCCTCGACAACGCCCATTACCGCTTGAACATCATGGTCGTCAAAAGCCACGGCCTGCTCGCCGACGACCATCGCGGGCGGCTGGGCCTGGGCCTGTCTTCGGTGATCGCCGACAACCTGCGCGGCCGCGCACGGCTGGCGCGGCACTTCGAACGGCTGATCATTCACGACCCGCGTCTGGCCCCGCCGGTGGGCGCGCTCACCGACTTCCCCTCGCGCTTCGTCGCGCTCAACGCCGAAAACCTGCGCCAGGCCCTGCTGGCCTCAGGCTCCATCCCCATGGTGATGCAGGGCGTGCGCGACCTGCCGGGCGCCGGCGCCGGGACCTTTCGCGATGGCGGCCTGCTGGACTACCACCTCGACCTGCCCTACAGCGGCGACGACATCGTGCTCTACCCGCATTTCACCGACCGGATCATCCCCGGCTGGTTCGACAAGACCCTGCCCTGGCGCCGCGCCTGCCCGGCCCGCCTGCAAAACGCCCTGCTGCTGGCACCGTCGAGGGAATACCTGGCCCGCCTGCCCTACGGCAAACTGCCGGACCGCAACGACTTCAAACGCTTCATGGGCGACGCCTCCAGCCGGCAGAAATACTGGCGCACGGCGATGGACGAAAGCCGGCGCATGGGCGACGAATTCCTCGAACTGGCGGCCAATGGTCGATTGGGCGAACGCTTGCTGACCCTTTAG
- a CDS encoding PepSY domain-containing protein, producing the protein MKTLTALFTATLISLSASIAHARDLGPDEALRLRDAGTIVSFEKLNATALAKHPGSTITETELEEEYGKYIYQVELRDPQGIEWDLELDAVSGQVLKDHQDT; encoded by the coding sequence ATGAAAACCCTGACTGCCCTGTTCACCGCCACCCTCATCAGCCTGAGCGCAAGCATCGCCCACGCCCGCGACCTTGGCCCCGACGAAGCCCTGCGGCTGCGCGACGCTGGTACTATCGTGTCTTTCGAGAAGCTCAACGCCACCGCACTGGCCAAACACCCCGGCTCGACCATCACCGAAACCGAGCTGGAAGAGGAGTACGGCAAGTACATCTATCAGGTGGAGCTGCGCGACCCGCAAGGCATTGAATGGGACCTGGAATTAGACGCGGTGAGCGGCCAGGTGCTCAAGGATCATCAGGATACGTAA
- a CDS encoding PepSY domain-containing protein: MKVCSVSRMALVLLTFCSVVLARDLDQDEALRLRQQGVILPLEQLLQQAMDRYPGAKLLEAELEEKHDVYIYEVELLTTEGVVRELDVNASTGQLLKDEED; encoded by the coding sequence ATGAAGGTGTGTTCGGTTTCACGCATGGCGCTGGTGCTGCTGACGTTCTGTTCGGTGGTGCTGGCCCGCGATCTCGATCAGGACGAGGCCCTGCGCCTGCGCCAACAGGGGGTGATCCTGCCGCTCGAACAATTGTTGCAGCAGGCGATGGATCGCTACCCCGGCGCGAAACTGCTGGAGGCCGAGCTGGAAGAGAAACACGACGTCTACATTTATGAAGTCGAGCTGTTGACCACTGAAGGTGTGGTCCGTGAGCTGGACGTCAACGCCAGCACGGGCCAGTTGCTCAAAGACGAGGAAGATTGA
- a CDS encoding response regulator transcription factor, translating into MRLLLVEDHVPLADELLAGLNRQGYAVDWLADGRDAVYQGSTEPYDLIILDLGLPGVPGLEVLAQWRAGGLATPVLILTARGSWAERIEGLKAGADDYLSKPFHPEELHLRIQALLRRSHGQVNQPTLQSAGLHLDEGRQCVTRDGADIQLTAAEFRLLRYFMLHPEQILSKSHLAEHLYDGETERDSNVLEVHVNHLRRKLGRSVIETRRGQGYLFGGQAQ; encoded by the coding sequence ATGCGCTTGCTTCTGGTGGAAGATCACGTACCCCTGGCCGACGAATTGCTCGCCGGCCTCAACCGCCAGGGGTATGCCGTGGACTGGCTGGCCGACGGTCGCGATGCGGTGTACCAGGGCAGCACCGAGCCCTATGACCTGATCATTCTCGACCTCGGCCTGCCCGGCGTGCCGGGGCTGGAGGTGCTGGCGCAATGGCGTGCCGGCGGGCTGGCCACGCCTGTTTTGATCCTCACGGCCCGGGGCTCCTGGGCCGAGCGGATCGAAGGCCTCAAGGCCGGCGCCGACGATTACCTGAGCAAACCCTTTCATCCCGAAGAGCTGCATTTGCGCATCCAGGCGCTGTTGCGCCGCTCCCATGGCCAGGTCAACCAGCCGACGTTGCAGTCGGCCGGCCTGCACCTGGACGAAGGCCGCCAGTGCGTGACCCGCGATGGCGCCGACATCCAGCTCACCGCCGCGGAGTTTCGCCTGCTGCGTTACTTCATGCTGCACCCCGAACAGATCCTGTCCAAGAGCCACCTGGCCGAGCACCTCTACGACGGTGAAACCGAGCGTGACTCCAACGTGCTGGAAGTCCACGTCAACCACCTGCGGCGCAAACTGGGGCGCAGCGTGATCGAAACCCGGCGTGGCCAGGGCTATCTGTTCGGCGGCCAGGCGCAGTGA
- a CDS encoding sensor histidine kinase has translation MRSIQRRLSLGLVSVMLIVGLVLAQTSLWLFEVGLQRYLEAGLRNDSEDLLVALVRGPQGLQLDERRLSPAYQRPFSGHYFRIDFADSHWRSRSLWDQELPRLENPGLHSNLQLGPEGQQLLVLRSDYRRLGQAISISVAQDYTPVRDSFKRVQQVGLLLGLVGLLLILILQRVTVRRALRPLERAREQIAQLQQGQRSQLDDQVPVELEPLVAQINHLLAHTEDSLKRSRNALGNLGHALKTPLAVLLSVASSEKLDGHPELRKLLTEQLEQVQQRLSRELNRARLAGDALPGALFDCDAELPGLLATLNMIHGEHLALSYRAPAGLQLPWDREDLLELLGNLLDNACKWADAEVRLSVVETADGFALSVEDDGPGIPEEQRDQVFSRGTRLDEQTDGHGLGLGIVRDIVETWGGVLRLEASEWGGLKVVIDLPKR, from the coding sequence GTGAGGTCGATCCAGCGCCGTTTGAGCCTGGGGCTGGTCAGCGTGATGCTGATCGTTGGCCTGGTGCTGGCGCAAACCAGCCTGTGGTTGTTCGAAGTGGGCTTGCAGCGTTACCTCGAAGCCGGGCTGCGTAACGACAGCGAAGACCTGCTGGTGGCGCTGGTGCGCGGGCCGCAGGGTTTGCAGCTGGATGAGCGACGGTTGTCACCGGCTTATCAACGACCGTTTTCCGGGCATTACTTCCGTATCGACTTCGCCGATAGCCACTGGCGTTCCCGCTCGCTGTGGGACCAGGAGTTGCCGCGCTTGGAAAACCCCGGCCTGCACAGCAACCTGCAACTGGGGCCCGAAGGCCAGCAACTGCTGGTGCTGCGCTCGGACTACCGGCGCCTGGGCCAGGCGATTTCCATCAGCGTTGCCCAGGATTACACCCCGGTGCGCGACAGTTTCAAGCGCGTGCAGCAAGTGGGGCTGTTGCTGGGATTGGTCGGTCTGCTGCTGATTCTGATCCTGCAGCGCGTCACCGTACGCCGGGCGCTGCGCCCGCTGGAGCGGGCCCGTGAGCAGATCGCCCAGTTGCAGCAGGGCCAGCGCTCGCAACTGGATGACCAGGTGCCGGTGGAACTCGAGCCGCTGGTGGCGCAGATCAACCATCTGCTGGCCCATACCGAAGACAGCCTCAAGCGCTCGCGCAATGCCTTGGGCAACCTTGGCCACGCGCTGAAAACCCCGCTGGCGGTGCTGCTCAGCGTGGCCTCCAGCGAAAAACTCGACGGCCACCCCGAACTGCGCAAACTGCTGACCGAGCAACTGGAACAGGTGCAGCAGCGGCTCAGCCGTGAACTCAACCGCGCGCGGTTGGCCGGCGATGCGCTGCCGGGGGCGTTGTTCGATTGCGATGCGGAACTGCCGGGGTTGCTCGCCACGTTGAACATGATCCACGGCGAGCACCTGGCCCTGAGCTATCGCGCGCCTGCCGGCCTGCAATTGCCGTGGGATCGCGAAGACCTGCTGGAACTGCTCGGCAACCTGCTGGACAACGCCTGCAAATGGGCCGACGCCGAAGTGCGCTTGAGTGTGGTCGAGACGGCCGATGGATTTGCCCTGAGCGTGGAGGACGATGGTCCGGGGATTCCAGAAGAGCAGCGTGATCAGGTGTTCAGCCGGGGCACGCGACTGGACGAACAGACCGATGGGCATGGCCTGGGGTTGGGGATCGTACGTGACATCGTCGAGACGTGGGGCGGGGTGTTGCGGCTCGAGGCGAGTGAGTGGGGTGGGTTGAAGGTGGTGATAGACCTCCCCAAGCGCTGA
- a CDS encoding methyl-accepting chemotaxis protein: MSLRQLSIQWKITLLAGLCLAGIVTLLVGLSLYRMEHSSELVKVSSMEMLNEAAQARIESRGEIQALEIRRQFMDAYQYGHGFSRQVLFLRDQAEKRFLDAFDLREDLTRQVKSALQANPELLGLSLVFEPNALDGKDELFAEQAELGSNDKGRFALYWSQPAPGKLTSMALPESDIADTRTGPSGEPANAWFTCPRTSLKPCVIEPYFYEIDGQKVLMTSIVFPLMLNGKVIASLSVDLNLNSLQAVSQDASKKLYDGQTSVSIISPAGLLAGYSPDASKLSQRLEAVDKSNGAELTRRLAANGKTQSLHSENQLKVLSPFLPIPDGKPWGVLLDVPEKVLVGPAEALKKRLDDNNTTGSLIELGLGILAALIGLLLVWLMARSVTRPILGVAHMLEDIASGEGDLTRRLAYDKHDELGQLAGWFNRFLDKLQPVIAEVKRSVQDARSTADQSSAIATQTSAGMEQQYRQVDQVATASHEMSATAQDVARSAAQAAQAAKDADQATRRGLTVIDQTTSSIDHLAADMSAAMVQVEGLAANSEKIGSVLEVIRAIAEQTNLLALNAAIEAARAGEAGRGFAVVADEVRNLAQRTQASVEETRLVIEQLQGGTQEVVGSMSNSHRQAQGSVEQVSQAVTALRQIGDAVTVISDMNLQIASAAEQQSAVAEEINNNVATIRDVTESLSGQANESARVSQALNSLANQQQGLMDQFRV; this comes from the coding sequence ATGTCACTCCGACAACTGTCCATTCAATGGAAGATCACCCTCCTCGCCGGCCTCTGCCTGGCAGGTATCGTGACCTTGCTGGTCGGCCTTTCGCTGTATCGCATGGAGCACAGCTCCGAGCTGGTGAAAGTTTCAAGCATGGAAATGCTCAACGAGGCCGCCCAGGCCCGTATCGAATCCCGGGGCGAAATCCAGGCGCTGGAAATTCGCCGGCAGTTCATGGACGCCTATCAATATGGCCACGGATTCTCCCGTCAGGTGCTGTTCCTGCGTGATCAGGCGGAGAAACGCTTTCTCGATGCCTTCGACCTGCGCGAAGACCTGACCCGCCAGGTCAAGTCGGCGTTGCAGGCCAATCCGGAGTTGCTGGGGCTGTCCCTGGTGTTTGAGCCCAACGCGCTGGATGGCAAGGACGAACTGTTCGCCGAGCAGGCGGAACTGGGCAGCAACGACAAGGGCCGATTCGCGCTGTACTGGTCGCAACCGGCCCCCGGCAAGCTGACCTCGATGGCGCTGCCGGAAAGCGACATCGCCGACACCCGCACCGGCCCCAGCGGCGAGCCCGCCAACGCCTGGTTCACTTGCCCGCGCACCTCGCTCAAGCCCTGCGTGATCGAACCCTACTTTTATGAGATCGACGGCCAGAAGGTGCTGATGACCAGCATCGTCTTCCCGCTGATGCTCAACGGCAAAGTCATCGCTTCGCTGTCCGTGGACCTCAACCTCAACAGCCTGCAAGCGGTCAGCCAGGACGCGAGCAAAAAACTCTATGACGGCCAGACCAGCGTCAGCATCATCAGCCCGGCCGGTCTGCTCGCCGGCTACAGCCCCGACGCCAGCAAGCTCAGCCAGCGCCTGGAAGCCGTGGACAAGAGCAACGGCGCCGAACTGACCCGCCGGCTGGCCGCCAACGGCAAGACCCAAAGCCTGCACAGCGAAAACCAGTTGAAGGTGTTGTCGCCCTTCCTGCCGATTCCCGATGGCAAGCCGTGGGGCGTGTTGCTCGATGTGCCGGAAAAGGTGCTGGTCGGCCCCGCCGAAGCGCTGAAAAAACGCCTGGATGACAACAACACCACCGGCAGCCTGATTGAACTCGGCCTGGGTATTCTCGCGGCATTGATCGGCCTGTTGCTGGTGTGGCTGATGGCGCGCAGCGTGACCCGGCCGATCCTTGGCGTGGCGCACATGCTCGAAGACATCGCCAGCGGCGAAGGCGACCTGACCCGCCGGCTGGCCTACGACAAGCACGATGAACTGGGGCAACTGGCCGGTTGGTTCAACCGCTTCCTCGACAAGCTGCAACCGGTCATCGCCGAGGTCAAACGCTCGGTGCAGGACGCCCGCAGCACCGCCGACCAATCCTCGGCCATTGCCACGCAGACCAGCGCCGGCATGGAGCAGCAATACCGTCAGGTCGATCAGGTGGCGACCGCCTCCCACGAAATGAGCGCCACCGCCCAGGACGTCGCCCGCAGCGCGGCGCAAGCGGCGCAGGCGGCCAAGGACGCAGACCAGGCGACCCGTCGCGGCCTGACGGTGATCGACCAGACCACCAGCAGCATCGACCACCTGGCCGCCGACATGAGCGCCGCGATGGTCCAGGTCGAAGGCCTGGCCGCCAACAGCGAAAAGATCGGTTCGGTGCTGGAAGTGATCCGCGCCATCGCCGAGCAGACCAACCTGCTGGCCCTCAACGCCGCCATCGAAGCGGCCCGGGCCGGCGAGGCCGGGCGTGGTTTTGCCGTGGTCGCCGACGAAGTGCGCAACCTCGCCCAGCGCACCCAGGCCTCGGTGGAAGAAACCCGCCTGGTGATCGAGCAGTTGCAAGGCGGCACCCAGGAGGTGGTGGGCTCGATGAGCAACAGCCATCGCCAGGCCCAGGGCAGCGTCGAACAGGTCAGCCAGGCGGTCACCGCCTTGCGCCAGATCGGCGACGCAGTGACCGTGATCAGCGACATGAACCTGCAGATCGCCAGCGCGGCGGAACAGCAAAGCGCGGTGGCCGAAGAGATCAACAACAACGTGGCAACGATCCGCGACGTCACCGAATCGCTGTCGGGACAGGCCAATGAATCGGCCCGGGTGAGCCAGGCGCTCAACAGCCTGGCGAATCAGCAGCAGGGGTTGATGGATCAGTTCAGGGTTTGA
- a CDS encoding Na+/H+ antiporter family protein → MNAVIAAVGVMLILSLSRVHVVIALIVGALVGGLSGGLGIDATLKAFNSGLGGGATVALSYALLGAFAVAIAKSGLAHALADKALAMVDRQHATGGRQVKWLLIGLLWVVAIASQNILPIHIAFIPLLVPPLLYVLTKLQLDRRLIACVMTFGLITPYMFLPVGFGNIFLNEILLANVARSGVDISGINVTHAMGIPALGMLVGLAVAFISYRKKRVYDLAKIEQVEQVAVTYNPLSLMVAGVAIAAAFIIQLLLDSMIIGALVGFLIFSVSGIVKWRDTDDLFTEGMKMMAMIGFIMIAASGFAEVMKATGQVQTLVEASAAWIGHSQGIGALLMLLVGLLVTMGIGSSFSTVPILAAIFVPLCVQLGFSPIAIVCIVGTAGALGDAGSPASDSTLGPTSGLNIDGQHHHIWDTVVPTFLHYNLPLLAFGWVAAMVL, encoded by the coding sequence ATTAATGCTGTAATTGCCGCGGTCGGCGTCATGCTGATACTCAGCCTGTCCCGCGTGCACGTTGTGATCGCACTGATTGTCGGTGCGCTGGTGGGTGGCCTGAGCGGTGGCCTGGGCATCGACGCCACCCTCAAGGCATTCAACAGCGGCCTGGGTGGCGGGGCGACGGTGGCGTTGTCCTACGCCTTGCTCGGCGCTTTCGCGGTGGCGATCGCCAAGTCCGGCTTGGCCCACGCGCTGGCGGACAAGGCCCTGGCCATGGTCGACCGCCAGCACGCCACGGGTGGTCGCCAGGTCAAGTGGTTGCTGATCGGGCTGCTGTGGGTGGTGGCCATCGCTTCACAGAACATTCTGCCGATACATATCGCCTTTATTCCGTTGCTGGTGCCGCCACTGCTCTATGTGCTGACCAAGCTGCAACTGGACCGTCGCCTGATCGCCTGCGTCATGACCTTCGGCCTGATCACCCCGTACATGTTCCTGCCGGTGGGGTTCGGCAACATCTTCCTCAACGAGATCCTGCTGGCCAACGTCGCCCGCAGCGGCGTCGATATCAGCGGCATCAACGTCACCCACGCCATGGGCATCCCGGCGCTGGGCATGCTGGTGGGGCTGGCCGTGGCCTTCATCAGCTATCGCAAGAAACGGGTCTACGACCTGGCGAAAATCGAGCAGGTCGAGCAGGTCGCGGTGACGTACAACCCGCTGAGCCTGATGGTGGCCGGCGTGGCCATCGCGGCGGCGTTCATCATTCAGCTGTTGCTGGACTCGATGATCATCGGTGCGCTGGTGGGCTTTCTGATCTTCTCGGTGTCGGGCATCGTCAAGTGGCGCGATACCGACGACCTGTTCACCGAAGGTATGAAGATGATGGCCATGATCGGCTTCATCATGATCGCCGCCTCGGGGTTCGCCGAGGTGATGAAGGCCACCGGCCAGGTGCAGACGCTGGTCGAGGCGTCGGCCGCGTGGATCGGCCACAGCCAGGGCATCGGCGCGTTGTTGATGTTGTTGGTGGGGCTGCTGGTGACCATGGGCATCGGTTCGTCGTTCTCCACGGTGCCGATCCTCGCCGCGATCTTCGTGCCGCTGTGCGTGCAACTGGGCTTCAGCCCGATCGCCATCGTCTGCATCGTCGGCACCGCCGGTGCCCTGGGCGACGCCGGCTCCCCCGCCTCGGACTCGACCCTCGGTCCGACCTCCGGCCTGAACATCGACGGCCAGCACCACCACATCTGGGACACCGTGGTGCCGACGTTCCTGCATTACAACCTGCCGCTGCTGGCGTTTGGCTGGGTGGCGGCGATGGTGCTCTGA